Sequence from the Ancalomicrobiaceae bacterium S20 genome:
ACAAGATCGAGCATTCGAACGGCCGCGATCTGGTCCAGTACCGCGGTTCGCTGATGCCGCTCGTCTACTTCGACGAATATGCGCAGCGCCGCACCGAGGGCAGCCTGCCGATGCTGGTGTTCTCGGACGCCGGCCGCACCATGGGCCTGGTCGTCGACGAGATCATCGACATCGTCGAGGACCGTCTGGAGATCGAGGTCGGCTCGGAGCGTCCGGGCGTGCTCGGCTCGGCGGTCATCAAGGGCCGGGCGACCGAGGTCATCGACATCGGCCACTTCCTGCCGCAGGCCTTCGAGGACTGGTTCCGCCGCAAGGAACTCGACGTCCAGATGCTGAACCGCTCGCTCTTGTTCATCGACGATGCCGCGTTCTTCCGCAACATGCTCGGCCCGGTGCTGAAGGCGGCCGGTTACTCGGTCACCACCTGCGAGAGCGCCAAGGATGCGCTGAAGCTGCTCGACGACGGCCGCCGGTTCGACGTCATCGTCTCCGACATCGAGATGCCGGAAATGAACGGCTTCGAGTTCGCCGAGGCGGTGAAGCGCAATCCGCGCCTGCGCTCGACGCCGGTGCTGGCGCTGTCGGCGCACTGCACGCCGGCCTCGATCGAGCGTGGCCGTCAGGCCGGCTTCGACGACTACATCGCCAAGTTCGACCGTCCGGGCCTGATCGCGGCCCTGAAGGAAGTCACCACCTACGAGCTCGGAGTCGCGGCATGAGCGACGAAATCAACGCCCTGGCCGAAAGCGTCCAGTACGTCACCGTCGTGATCGGCGGCCAGTTGTTCGGATTGCCGATCGAGCGCGTCCACGACGTGTTCGTGCCGGAGTCGGTGACGCGCGTGCCGCTGTCGCGCCCGGAGATCGCGGGCGTGCTGAACCTGCGCGGCCGCATCGTGACCGCCATCGACATGCGCCGGCGGCTGCATCTGCCGCCGCGCGAGGGCCAGAACACGCTGATGGCCGTCGGCATCGAGCACAAGGGCGAGTCCTATGGACTGCTGATCGACAACGTCGGCGAGGTGCTGACGCTGCCGACCGCCGGCCGCGAGCCGAACCCGGTGAACCTCGACGGCCGCTGGGCCACGATCTCCGACGGCGTGCACCGGCTCAACGGTCAGCTCATGGTGATCCTCGACGTCGACCGCGTGCTCGGCGGCATGCACGAGTCGCTGGCGGCCTGACGCGCCGCGGTTTCCTCACTCCGCCCAGGCAGGAGCGACGCCCATGAAGAACTGTCTCGTCGTCGACGACTCGAGCGTGATCCGCAAGGTCGCCCGACGCATCCTTGAAGACCTGTCGTTCGACATCACCGAGGCCGAGGACGGTCAGCAGGCGCTCGACCTCTGCCGTCGCGCCATGCCGGACGCCATCCTGCTCGACTGGAACATGCCGGTCATGGACGGACTGGAGTTCCTCGGCGCGCTTCGGCGCGAGCCCGGCGGTCACACGCCGAAGGTGGTGTTCTGCACGACCGAGAACGACATCGCGCATATTGCACGTGCGATGCGGGCCGGTGCCGACGAGTACATCATGAAGCCCTTCGATCGCGAGATCGTCGAAGCGAAATTCGCCGAGGTCGGCCTGATCTGAGGCTTTCATGTCCGCTTTTTCGAGTGCCGCCCTACAGCCTCCGACCACGCCGTCGTCCGACGCCATCAAGGTGATGGTCGTCGACGACTCCGTCGTCGTGCGCGGCCTGATCGGCCGCTGGCTCGCGGAAGACCCGCAAATCAACGTCGTGGCGAGCCATCGCAACGGCAAGCTCGCCGTCGACGACGTGCTCAAGTCCGATCCGGACGTGGTCGTGCTCGATGTCGAGATGCCGGAGATGGACGGCCTGACCGCCCTGCCGCTGCTTCTCCAGAAGAAGCCCGGTCTCGTGGTGGTGATGGCCTCGACGCTCACGCGCCGCAACGCCGAGATCTCGCTGAAGTGCCTGTCGCTCGGCGCGGCCGACTACGTGCCGAAGCCGGAATCGAACAGCGGCGTCACAACGTCGGTCGAGTTCCGCAACGAGGTCATCCAGAAGGTCAAGGCGCTCGGCCAGCGCGCTCGCCAGCGTGCGCAGCGTTCGTCCGGGGCGCCGAGCCATGCGATGACCGCCCAGCAGGGCGCGCATCGCGTGCCGTTCTCCACGCCCGGCGCGCCCGCGCCGCGGACGGAGCGGCAGCGGCGCCGGCCGCCGCGCCGCGCCCGGTCGCCACGATCAACAAGTCGCAGGTCGCCTACCAGACCCGACCCTATTCGGCCGTGCCGCCGCGCATCCTGCTGATCGGTTCCTCGACCGGTGGGCCGCAGGCGCTGACCAAGCTGTTCACCGAGATCGGCAAGGCGATCACCAACCTACCGGTGCTGGTGACCCAGCACATGCCGCCGACCTTCACGGCGATCCTCGCCGAGCACATCACCAAGGCCTCGGGCCGACGTGCGGCCGAGGGCGTGCATGGCGAGCCGCTGATGCCGGGCCGCATCTATGTCGCCCCGGGCGGCAAGCACATGGTGATCGGCAAGCAGGGCGGCGACACCGTCGTGCTGCTCAACGACGGACCGCCGGTGAACTTCTGCAAACCGGCCGTCGATCCGCTGTTCGAGAGCGCGGTGCCGCTCTATGGCGCGGCGATCCTGGCCTGCGTCCTGACCGGCATGGGCCATGACGGTGCGGCCGGTGCCAAGCAGATCGGTGCCGGCGGTGGCAGCGTCATCGCGCAGGACGAAGAATCGAGCGTGGTCTGGGGCATGCCCGGCGCTGTCGCGGCCGCGGGTGCCGCCTCGGAAATCGTTCCGCTCGACCTGATCGGCGGAAAGATCGTCCGCATCCTGAGCGGAGGTCGCCCATGACGCCGATCGAGTACGATTATCTCCGCGCCTTCCTGAAGCAGCGCTCCGGTCTCGTTCTCACCAACGAGAAGCAGTATCTGATCGAGAGCCGCCTGTTGCCGGTCGCGCGCAAGGTCGGGCTCGCCTCGATCTCGGCGCTGGTCGCCAAGCTCAAGGAGCCGGGCAGCAACCAGCTCGGCGAGGATGTCGTCGAGGCGATGACGACCAACGAGTCGTTCTTCTTCCGCGACAAGCTGCCGTTCGACCATTTCAGCCAGACCATGCTGCCGGCGATGCTCCAGGCGCGCGCCGCCCAGCGCAAGATCCGGATCTGGTGCGCCGCCGCGTCGACGGGCCAGGAGCCCTATTCGCTGGCGATGTGCCTGAAGGACGTCGAGGCGAAGCTCGCCGGCTGGAACGTCGACATCATCGGCACCGACATCTCGATGGAGGTGCTGGAGAAGGCCAGGGCCGGCATCTACAGCCAGTTCGAGGTCCAGCGCGGACTGCCGATCAACTATCTGCTGAAGCACTTCACGCAGATCGGCGATCTCTGGCAGGTGTCCTCGCAGATCCGCTCGATGGTGCAGTACCGCAAGCTGAACCTGCTCGAGAATTTCTCGACGCTCGGTCAGTTCGACATCGTGTTCTGCCGCAACGTGCTGATCTATTTCGACAACGAGACCAAGATCGACATCCTGAACCGGATCCAGAAGATGATGGCGCCGGACGGGTTCCTGGTCCTCGGCGCCGCGGAGACGGTGGTCGGCCTGACCGACGCTTTCAAGCCGGTGCCGGAAAAGCGCGGCCTCTACTGCGTCAACAAGCCGGCGGCGCCGGCTTCGGCGACCGGCACCAACGGTGCTCAGCCGGCCTCGCCGTTCGGCTCACGGTTCCAGTTCGCCGGCGCGCGCTGACGGGCAGGCCAATCGATCGATACGGAACGAAACGGCGCCTTCGGGCGCCGTTTTGCTTTTTGCTCCGGCGAGCGGCATTCCGCGGCCCGACCTGATCCGCGTCGGCTCCGGGCGCCCCCCCCGAGCCTCGTTCAGTTCGATCCTGTCCTCACCGTCGGACGACGGCCCTCGCGGTGTCTTCTTGCCCTGGCCCCGCGCCGACCGACCACCTCGACCAGCCGGCGAAACGTGGCGCATTCCATGTGCGAGGGAGCAGGACAATCGGCGACATGGCGCAGCGTGTCGCGCAGCGCGACGAGTTCGCGGATCTGCTGATCGAGCGCATCCGCCCGTTCGTGCAGGACATCGCGCGGCAGGTTCGGCAAGCCGTCCCGCCCGAACATGCCGGCGATCTCCTCGAGCGCGAAGCCGGCCGACTTGCCG
This genomic interval carries:
- a CDS encoding chemotaxis protein CheW; this encodes MSDEINALAESVQYVTVVIGGQLFGLPIERVHDVFVPESVTRVPLSRPEIAGVLNLRGRIVTAIDMRRRLHLPPREGQNTLMAVGIEHKGESYGLLIDNVGEVLTLPTAGREPNPVNLDGRWATISDGVHRLNGQLMVILDVDRVLGGMHESLAA
- a CDS encoding response regulator produces the protein MKNCLVVDDSSVIRKVARRILEDLSFDITEAEDGQQALDLCRRAMPDAILLDWNMPVMDGLEFLGALRREPGGHTPKVVFCTTENDIAHIARAMRAGADEYIMKPFDREIVEAKFAEVGLI
- a CDS encoding protein-glutamate O-methyltransferase CheR, which encodes MTPIEYDYLRAFLKQRSGLVLTNEKQYLIESRLLPVARKVGLASISALVAKLKEPGSNQLGEDVVEAMTTNESFFFRDKLPFDHFSQTMLPAMLQARAAQRKIRIWCAAASTGQEPYSLAMCLKDVEAKLAGWNVDIIGTDISMEVLEKARAGIYSQFEVQRGLPINYLLKHFTQIGDLWQVSSQIRSMVQYRKLNLLENFSTLGQFDIVFCRNVLIYFDNETKIDILNRIQKMMAPDGFLVLGAAETVVGLTDAFKPVPEKRGLYCVNKPAAPASATGTNGAQPASPFGSRFQFAGAR
- a CDS encoding helix-turn-helix domain-containing protein, producing MKLLDIGEVAAATGIPPSTLRYYEEIGLVTSLARHGLRRQYAPDVVLQLRLIALGKSAGFALEEIAGMFGRDGLPNLPRDVLHERADALDQQIRELVALRDTLRHVADCPAPSHMECATFRRLVEVVGRRGARARRHREGRRPTVRTGSN